One Capsicum annuum cultivar UCD-10X-F1 chromosome 2, UCD10Xv1.1, whole genome shotgun sequence genomic window carries:
- the LOC107859114 gene encoding F-box/kelch-repeat protein At3g23880, translated as MAPTKGKGNGKRKGKGNSKKTKCKATSDVYLPKEIISNILSCLPVKTLLRFRCVCKKWRKLISKPNFIASHFRRSSSLQQCGSSILIHTRHAESFAHVLSMYNPPESIVELDNPFPRFLPSMSIVGPVSGIVCLFEPPWGDVVTLWNPAMRRSRRVPLLENIPLMGGGYCWVSIGLAFDYEENDLLILRIFCLGPDATDPNPVELYSTKNLRWKKLKNELVCHIVSCTSIAIIKGVPYWLAFATDEIGSHMVLVRFDVGRKVFAKLPMLGTREKTKQNFVVIENCLGMLTWEERDNSYVDVWVMDDEDGWSKKCKVGPLFGFDRIVGCLRNGDIVAENEYGVLLYDPVTSSVKAKLSVDYAIKNSYVILDYLESLVQIEGMTFVKK; from the coding sequence ATGGCGCCGACTAAAGGGAAAGGAAATGGGAAAAGGAAAGGCAAAGGGAATTCGAAGAAAACAAAATGCAAAGCAACTTCCGACGTGTATTTACCAAAAGAAATCATTTCTAACATCCTTTCTTGTCTCCCTGTGAAAACCCTTTTACGATTCAGGTGTGTTTGCAAGAAATGGCGAAAGCTCATTTCTAAGCCCAACTTCATTGCCTCACATTTCCGCCGCTCTTCTTCTTTGCAGCAGTGTGGTTCCTCCATTCTTATACACACTCGTCATGCCGAGTCCTTTGCTCACGTGCTCTCGATGTACAACCCACCCGAATCGATTGTCGAGCTGGACAACCCTTTTCCACGCTTCCTTCCCAGTATGTCCATTGTGGGTCCTGTCAGTGGCATTGTCTGCCTTTTTGAGCCACCTTGGGGTGATGTGGTTACCCTTTGGAACCCAGCAATGAGGCGGTCTAGGAGGGTGCCGCTTTTGGAGAACATACCCCTTATGGGAGGAGGGTACTGTTGGGTGTCTATTGGACTGGCGTTTGATTATGAAGAAAATGATTTGTTAATACTGAGAATCTTTTGTCTCGGGCCGGATGCTACTGACCCGAACCCTGTGGAACTGTATTCAACGAAGAATCTCCGATGGAAGAAGCTTAAAAATGAGCTGGTTTGTCATATTGTTAGCTGTACTAGCATTGCTATCATTAAAGGGGTGCCTTATTGGTTGGCATTTGCTACTGATGAAATTGGGTCTCATATGGTGTTGGTGCGCTTTGATGTGGGTAGAAAAGTCTTTGCAAAGCTACCAATGCTAGGAACCAGAGAAAAGACCAAGCAGAACTTTGTTGTCATAGAGAATTGTCTTGGTATGCTAACCTGGGAGGAAAGAGACAATTCCTACGTTGATGTTTGGGTAATGGATGATGAAGATGGTTGGAGTAAGAAATGCAAGGTAGGACCATTATTCGGGTTTGACAGAATTGTGGGCTGTTTAAGGAATGGTGACATTGTAGCCGAGAATGAATACGGGGTGTTGTTGTATGATCCAGTGACTAGTTCAGTTAAGGCAAAATTGAGTGTGGATTATGCTATAAAGAATTCGTATGTGATTTTGGACTATTTGGAGAGCCTAGTTCAGATTGAAGGCATGACGTTTGTCAAGAAGTAA